A window of Thunnus thynnus chromosome 17, fThuThy2.1, whole genome shotgun sequence contains these coding sequences:
- the p3h4 gene encoding endoplasmic reticulum protein SC65, with the protein MLLKSLCLAFLLLALVEAQYEKYSFKSFPTKDIMPLDSVYGHALEQYAAQNWAESIKFLELSLRLHRLLRDSEAFCSSSCSSVSRDNDTVFHDNTLLVVRHILLRAACLKKCKADFPVFNITYPKRDLLETFEKRIPYRYIQYAYYQLNNVEKAVAAAHTFLKKNPKDPYLTKNMNYYKTLFDVDEYLIDHEEQPYESVFLKSVMLYNSGDFSNSARNMEQAIIQYFEAYNLCSSGCEGSYEILEFKDFYPTLADLYTDVLKCKINCEDHLTPNVGGFFVEKFVATMYHYLQFSYYKLNDVKNAAPCAASYMLFDSKDQVMMQNVAYYRFYREQWGLEEKDFQPRPEALTYFNQTTKQKEMLEFAMNYLQTEDEDIVSSEDLAASEHPDAEFEGMGDYEESFLADWWQEPKTKWDTGEAAE; encoded by the exons ATGCTGCTGAAAAGCTTGTGTCTGGCCTTTCTGCTCCTGGCCCTGGTCGAGGCTCAGTATGAGAAGTACAGCTTTAAAAGTTTCCCAACGAAGGACATCATGCCCCTGGACTCTGTGTACGGTCACGCGTTGGAGCAGTACGCGGCGCAGAACTGGGCAGAGAGCATCAAGTTCCTGGAGCTCAGCCTGCGGCTCCACCGGCTGCTGCGGGACAGCGAGGCTTTCTGCAGCAGCAGTTGCAGCTCCGTCAGCCGGGACAATGATACCGTGTTCCACGACAACACCCTCCTAGTCGTGCGCCACATTCTGCTGAGGGCTGCGTGCCTTAAAAAGTGCAAGGCGGACTTTCCAGTGTTTAATATCACATACCCAAAGAGGGATTTACTGGAAACTTTCGAGAAAAGGATACCGTATCGGTATATACAGTATGCGTACTACCAG CTCAACAACGTGGAGAAAGCCGTAGCAGCCGCCCACACCTTCCTGAAGAAGAACCCGAAAGATCCTTATTTGACCAAGAATATGAACTACTACAAGACGCTATTCGATGTGGACGAATATCTCATTGACCACGAGGAGCAGCCGTATGAA AGTGTGTTCTTGAAGAGTGTGATGCTCTACAACAGCGGAGACTTCAGCAACAGCGCCCGAAACATGGAGCAGGCCATCATACAGTATTTTGAAGCGTATAACCTCTGCTCATCAGGCTGCGAGGGCTCGTATGAGATATTAGAGTTCAAAGACTTCTATCCCACCCTGGCAG ATCTTTACACCGATGTGCTGAAATGTAAGATAAACTGTGAGGATCATCTAACACCCAACGTCGGAGGCTTCTTTGTGGAGAAGTTCGTAGCCACCATGTATCACTACCTCCAGTTTTCCTATTATAAAT TGAATGATGTGAAGAACGCTGCTCCGTGTGCAGCCAGTTATATGCTGTTTGACTCCAAAGACCAGGTGATGATGCAAAATGTAGCGTACTACCGCTTCTACCGGGAGCAGTGGGGACTGGAGGAAAAGGACTTCCAGCCTCGGCCT gAGGCCTTGACATATTTTAACCAGACTACCAAGCAGAAAGAGATGCTGGAGTTTGCAATGAACTACCTACAAACAGAAGATGAG gATATAGTAAGTTCAGAAGACCTGGCCGCCTCTGAGCATCCGGACGCAGAGTTTGAGGGTATGGGAGACTACGAGGAGTCCTTCCTGGCCGATTGGTGGCAAGAACCCAAAACTAAGTGGGACACCGGAGAGGCCGCAGAATGA
- the fkbp10a gene encoding peptidyl-prolyl cis-trans isomerase FKBP10, with the protein MDLIISSVFLILHVVNCSPGPLVDVVVDRYDIPKVCPREVQTEDFIRYHYNGTFQADGKTFDSSYKRGKAVISQVGLGRLITGLDRGLQGMCVNERRRITVPPHLGYGSIGTGGVIPPDAVLVYDVHLLDIWNAEDKVQIRTLSKPPSCNRTTAASDFVRYHYNGTLLSGEAFDSSYSRNETYDTYLGKGHLIKGMDEGLLGMCVGERRIVIVPPFLAYGENGHGTQVPPQATLVLEVLLVDVFNPKDDLIMQVKYAPEVCNRKTETGDYIRYHYNGTFQDGTAFDSSYQRNSTYNTYIGMGYVIRGMDKALQGLCIGEKRRIIVPPHLAYGEDGVGDLIPGSAVLVFDIHVIDFHNPRDPVEIKVTHKPQECNITSEADDLIEYRYNCSLMDGTLLYSSDQFDSPSTTTLGANMVILGLEKGLSGMCMGEKREVVVPPHWGHGESGAGGVPSSAVLFFELELVKLQKGVPEGYMFVWLGDSPDPLFPAMDLNSDKEVPLEEFSAFIMLQVKEGKGRLRPGADASVVIKGMFDNQDRNRDGKIVEYELNANEESAAREEL; encoded by the exons ATGGACCTCATAATATCTTCGGTTTTTCTTATACTTCATGTTGTGAATTGCAGCCCCGGGCCGTTAGTGGATGTTGTTGTCGATCGGTACGACATCCCGAAAGTTTGTCCTCGAGAAGTGCAAACGGAAGATTTTATTCGGTATCATTATAACGGCACCTTCCAAGCAGACGGAAAGACCTTTGACTCCAG TTATAAACGAGGCAAAGCTGTCATCAGCCAGGTCGGCCTGGGCAGACTCATAACAGGGTTGGACCGGGGTCTTCAGGGCATGTGTGTCAACGAACGCAGGAGGATCACAGTGCCCCCACATCTGGGCTATGGAAGCATAGGAACAG GTGGTGTAATTCCTCCTGACGCTGTGTTGGTGTATGATGTTCACCTACTGGACATCTGGAACGCTGAGGATAAGGTGCAGATCCGCACGCTCAGCAAGCCACCGAGCTGCAACCGCACCACCGCGGCGTCAGATTTTGTGCGTTACCACTATAACGGCACCCTGCTGTCCGGTGAAGCCTTCGACTCCAG TTACTCGAGGAACGAAACCTATGACACCTACCTGGGGAAGGGTCACCTCATCAAAGGCATGGATGAAGGTCTTCTGGGCATGTGTGTTGGAGAGAGGCGCATCGTCATCGTCCCGCCCTTCCTGGCATATGGAGAGAACGGCCACG gAACTCAAGTCCCTCCTCAGGCTACACTGGTGTTGGAAGTGCTGTTGGTTGATGTGTTCAACCCTAAGGATGATCTGATCATGCAGGTGAAGTACGCACCTGAAGTCTGCAACCGCAAGACGGAGACCGGAGATTACATCCGCTACCACTACAACGGCACCTTCCAGGATGGCACGGCCTTCGACTCGAG CTACCAGCGAAATAGCACCTACAACACTTACATCGGCATGGGATATGTGATTAGAGGGATGGACAAAGCCCTGCAAGGGCTGTGCataggagagaagaggaggattATCGTGCCTCCTCACTTGGCGTATGGAGAAGATGGAGTTG GAGACCTCATTCCTGGCTCTGCTGTGCTGGTCTTTGACATCCACGTCATTGATTTCCACAACCCCAGAGATCCAGTGGAGATTAAAGTGACCCACAAGCCGCAGGAATGCAACATTACCAGCGAGGCCGACGATTTGATTGAGTATCGTTATAATTGCTCCTTGATGGACGGCACCCTGCTGTACTCCTC GGATCAGTTTGACTCCCCTTCCACCACGACTCTCGGAGCGAACATGGTGATCCTGGGTCTGGAGAAAGGTTTGAGTGGCATGTGCATGGGCGAGAAGAGGGAGGTGGTTGTTCCACCTCACTGGGGCCACGGAGAAAGTGGAG CTGGAGGAGTCCCCAGTAGTGCAGTGCTCTTCTTCGAGCTGGAGTTGGTGAAGCTACAGAAGGGTGTACCTGAAGGCTACATGTTTGTGTGGCTGGGAGACAGTCCTGATCCCCTCTTTCCTGCTATGGACCTCAATAGTGACAAAGAGGTCCCTCTAGAGGAG TTTTCAGCCTTCATCATGCTCCAAGTTAAAGAGGGCAAAGGTCGTCTTCGGCCAGGGGCTGATGCCAGCGTCGTCATTAAGGGGATGTTCGACAACCAGGACCGTAATAGAGACGGGAAGATCGTAGAATATGAACTGAATGCTAACGAGGAGTCTGCGGCACGAGAGGAGTTGTAA
- the LOC137201014 gene encoding cytosolic 5'-nucleotidase 3-like, translating to MIPELSNPSVCMRDPQRVQEILQSMQKAGSNTLQVISDFDMTLTRFAYNGKRCPTCHNILDNSKLISDECREKLKDLLNTYYPIEIDSSRSVDEKLPLMVEWWTKAHELLVQQRIRKDLLATVVRESDAMLREGYQLFFDHLYEHSIPLLIFSAGIGDILEEVIRQAGVFHPNVKVFSNYMDFDESGVLKAFKGELIHIYNKREGALLNTGHFQELRTRPNVLLLGDSLGDLTMADGVQDIENILKIGFLNDKVEERKQSYLDSYDIVLVKDETLEVSNAILLYLTGNK from the exons ATG ATTCCAGAGTTGTCCAACCCCTCGGTGTGTATGAGGGACCCTCAGAGGGTGCAGGAGATCCTTCAGTCCATGCAGAAGGCAGGCTCCAACACGTTACAG gTCATCTCAGATTTTGACATGACCCTAACAAGATTTGCATATAATGGGAAAAGATGCCCCACATGTCATA ATATTCTTGACAATAGCAAACTTATCTCTGATGAATGCAGAGAAAAG CTGAAGGATCTGCTCAACACATACTACCCTATAGAGATCGACTCTTCACGGTCAGTAGATGAGAAGCTGCCCCTTATGGTGGAGTG GTGGACTAAAGCTCATGAACTACTGGTACAGCAGCGGATCAGGAAAGATCTGCTGGCCACGGTGGTGCGGGAGTCTGATGCAATGCTGAG GGAGGGCTACCAGCTGTTCTTCGACCACCTGTATGAGCACAGCATCCCTCTGCTCATCTTCTCTGCTGGAATAGGAGACATCCTGGAGGAGGTGATTCGCCAGGCCGGGGTCTTCCACCCCAACGTCAAAGTCTTCTCCAACTACATGGACTTTGATGAGTCT GGAGTGTTGAAGGCTTTCAAGGGAGAGCTGATCCACATCTACAATAAGAGGGAAGGTGCCCTGCTCAACACAGGTCATTTCCAGGAGCTGCGGACGCGGCCCAACGTGCTGCTGTTGGGAGACTCTTTGGGAGATCTGACCATGGCAGACGGGGTGCAGGACATAGAGAACATCCTCAAGATCGGGTTCCTCAATGACAAG gtggaggagaggaagcagTCTTACTTGGACTCATATGACATTGTGTTGGTAAAGGATGAGACTTTGGAAGTCTCAAACGCTATACTGCTCTACCTCACTGGTAACAAGTGA